From the genome of Acipenser ruthenus chromosome 14, fAciRut3.2 maternal haplotype, whole genome shotgun sequence, one region includes:
- the LOC117419561 gene encoding FGFR1 oncogene partner 2 homolog — MSCTIERVLADAKALVERLRDHDNAAEVLIEQTTFLNKRVEAIKQYQEEIQELNEVARHRPRSTLVMGIQQENRQIRELQQENKELRTSLEEHQSALELIMSKYREQVFRLLMASKKDDPIIVTKLKEQHSSEIQAHIDKINEMATVMKKAIELDEDRVYEEEERIKQLELENNGLRELLHISREAFLTLRKEDTSESTSLSGLVTSADLSLRKS, encoded by the exons ATGAGCTGTACAATAGAAAGAGTGCTGGCAGATGCAAAAGCTCTTGTGGAGAGGTTAAGAGACCACGACAATGCTGCTGAGGTGCTAATTGAACAGACAACTTTTCTTAACAAACGTGTTGAAGCTATTAAGCAG TACCAGGAGGAGATCCAGGAGCTGAACGAGGTGGCGAGGCACAGGCCCCGCTCCACCCTGGTCATGGGAATCCAACAGGAGAACAGGCAGATCAGGGAACTGCAGCAGGAAAATAAAG AGCTCCGGACATCTCTTGAGGAGCACCAGTCAGCCCTTGAACTCATTATGAGTAAATACAGAGAGCAGGTGTTCAGATTGCTAATGGCTAGCAAGAAAGATGACCCCATCATAGTTACAAAACTAAAGGAACAACATTCCAGT GAAATTCAAGCCCACATAGACAAGATCAACGAAATGGCAACAGTAATGAAAAAAGCCATCGAGCTTGATGAAGACCGGGTTTATGAAGAAGAAGAACGCATTAAACAACTAGAA CTTGAAAACAATGGACTGAGAGAACTACTTCATATTAGCCGAGAAGCTTTCTTAACCCTGAGGAAAGAAGACACATCAGAGAGCACCTCTCTATCAGGATTAGTAACAAGTGCTGACCTGAGCTTGAGGAAAAGCTGA
- the LOC117419677 gene encoding mediator of RNA polymerase II transcription subunit 21-like, protein MADRLTQLQDAVNSLADQFCNVIGVLQQCAPPASFSNIQTAINKDQPSNPTEEYAQLFSALIARTAKDVDVLIDSLPSEESTAALQAASLRQLEEENHEAASRLEEVVYRGDMLLEKIQSALADIAQSQLRTRSGAPSQQVPES, encoded by the exons ATGGCGGATAGATTAACGCAGTTGCAGGATGCTGTTAATTCA CTTGCAGATCAGTTTTGCAATGTAATTGGTGTCCTGCAGCAGTGTGCACCGCCAGCTTCATTCAGCAACATTCAAACTGCTATAAACAAAGACCAGCCATCCAATCCAACAGAAG AATACGCCCAGCTTTTTTCCGCCTTGATAGCACGGACTGCAAAGGATGTTGACGTGCTGATTGATTCACTGCCTAGCGAGGAGTCTACTGCAGCATTGCAG GCAGCAAGCTTGCGCCAGTTGGAGGAGGAGAACCACGAGGCTGCATCCCGTCTTGAGGAGGTGGTTTATCGAGGAGACATGCTGCTGGAGAAGATTCAGAGTGCCTTGGCAGATATAGCTCAGTCCCAGCTCCGGACCAGGAGTGGAGCACCCAGCCAGCAAGTTCCTGAGTCTTAA
- the LOC117419418 gene encoding transmembrane 7 superfamily member 3-like isoform X1, which produces MAVKEKQPGLGKIINLLNNFVLMSVVVSWDGVTAQNVPGLVKFSLGRFQKVSVTQNFPVEAVLTRIPGDITHVIFQFHSQYCNATVSYDQEYHKEDLLQALRSENMRFLEQSTDKAPTPNTSLTAHDAGLVSALRLQQNSLQWYMESPESKPVSGMAVILPYKAKDPVPGGCNLEYNLDIEPNIYLHYNLFETIIWFAPANIGHARGQTAPSCNVSSGQTSRMRLEYDIYQYFLPESDLSEQVFIGHIQKMANIREVAANGKKLITLSSNDQPMVSFSSLPGQGVIYSIIVRDPVFNTSASYVPVHTYACSFTSTLDNCYTLGKISTKVFFTIASMAGLFVCFFGHRFFKSELFCMGFIFTAFLFFVLITRTTPLSYDMRLSLTALMGVVGGVLLVLCWWRFGSPLLSILIVGLILGFLFSSILFFTPIGDFEIFRSDVVFWVTFTSIALVIPLICVGLPREGNITACGVVGGYTVILAVNSYTYTSLTYITLDILKRALNNNFSKAFTNIPFQGIDFIMITVWAVLAVSGMVLQLYRERTRPVFPPSPYMMWKQERDRRKTNILDPSYHVPPLRARLKSRVEEMFRREEPAGERTPLLL; this is translated from the exons ATGGCAGTGAAGGAAAAGCAACCGGGCCTTGGGAAAATTATTAATCTGTTAAACAACTTTGTCCTAATGTCTGTTGTTGTCTCTTGGGATGGAGTAACGGCACAGAACGTCCCAG GCCTGGTTAAGTTTTCACTGGGTCGGTTTCAGAAAGTGTCCGTGACACAGAACTTTCCTGTGGAGGCTGTGTTAACCAGAATCCCAGGAGACATCACCCACGTCATCTTCCAGTTTCACAGTCAGTACTGCAATGCAACCGTCTCCTATGATCAG GAATACCACAAAGAAGATTTGCTCCAGGCACTGAGAAGTGAAAACATGAGATTTCTTGAACAGTCAACAGATAAG GCTCCTACTCCAAACACATCCCTGACTGCCCACGATGCAGGACTGGTTTCCGCTCTCCGTCTTCAGCAGAACTCATTGCAGTGGTACATGGAGTCTCCTGAAAGCAAACCTGTTTCTGGCATGGCAGTCATTCTGCCCTACAAAGCAAAAG ATCCAGTTCCCGGAGGCTGTAACCTGGAGTATAACCTTGACATAGAGCCCAATATTTATCTGCACTATAATCTGTTTGAGACAATCATTTGGTTTGCACCAGCAAATATAGGACATGCAAG GGGACAGACTGCCCCGTCCTGCAACGTCAGCAGTGGGCAGACCTCCAGAATGCGCCTTGAGTATGATATCTATCAATACTTCCTTCCTGAGAGCGACCTCTCTGAACAGGTCTTCATAGGACACATTCAGAAAATGGCAAACATACGCGAGGTGGCAGCCAATGGGAAAAAA CTGATCACCTTGAGTTCAAATGACCAGCCCATGGTGTCCTTCAGTTCTCTTCCTGGTCAGGGTGTGATCTACTCCATCATAGTGAGGGATCCTGTTTTTAATACCTCTGCCTCCTATGTGCCTGTTCACACCTATGCCTGCAGCTTTACCTCCACGCTGGATAACTGCTACACTCTAG gaAAGATTTCTACAAAGGTCTTCTTTACCATAGCTAGTATGGCTGGCCTTTTCGTTTGCTTCTTTGGGCACAGGTTCTTCAAATCTG AACTCTTTTGTATGGGTTTTATCTTCACTGCATTCCTATTCTTCGTGCTTATCACAAGAACAACACCCCTAAGCTATGACA tgaGGCTGTCCCTGACAGCATTGATGGGGGTGGTGGGTGGAGTGCTGCTGgtgctctgctggtggagattcggctctcctctcctctccatttTGATAGTCGGCCTTATACTGGGATTCCTCTTTTCATCCATCCTCTTCTTCACCCCAATAG GAGATTTTGAAATCTTCCGCAGTGATGTGGTTTTCTGGGTGACCTTCACTAGCATTGCTCTAGTCATCCCTTTAATATGTGTCGGGCTCCCTAGAGAG GGAAACATAACAGCGTGCGGAGTTGTTGGAGGATATACAGTGATTTTAGCTGTGAATAGTTACACTTACACCAGCCTCACCTACATAACATTAGACATCCTGAAGCGAGCCCTGAACAACAACTTCAGCAAAGCCTTCACAAACATCCCTTTTCAAGGAATTG ATTTCATTATGATTACTGTGTGGGCTGTCCTGGCTGTCAGCGGAATGGTCCTTCAGCTCTACAGAGAGAGGACCAGGCCAgtctttcctccgagcccctacATGATGTGGAAACAAGAGAGGGACCGTCGGAAAACCAACATCCTGGACCCCAGTTACCATGTCCCGCCACTGCGAGCACGCTTGAAAAGCAGAGTGGAGGAGATGTTTCGAAGGGAAGAGCCTGCTGGAGAGAGAACACCACTGCTTTTATGA
- the LOC117419418 gene encoding transmembrane 7 superfamily member 3-like isoform X2 translates to MAVKEKQPGLGKIINLLNNFVLMSVVVSWDGVTAQNVPGLVKFSLGRFQKVSVTQNFPVEAVLTRIPGDITHVIFQFHSQYCNATVSYDQAPTPNTSLTAHDAGLVSALRLQQNSLQWYMESPESKPVSGMAVILPYKAKDPVPGGCNLEYNLDIEPNIYLHYNLFETIIWFAPANIGHARGQTAPSCNVSSGQTSRMRLEYDIYQYFLPESDLSEQVFIGHIQKMANIREVAANGKKLITLSSNDQPMVSFSSLPGQGVIYSIIVRDPVFNTSASYVPVHTYACSFTSTLDNCYTLGKISTKVFFTIASMAGLFVCFFGHRFFKSELFCMGFIFTAFLFFVLITRTTPLSYDMRLSLTALMGVVGGVLLVLCWWRFGSPLLSILIVGLILGFLFSSILFFTPIGDFEIFRSDVVFWVTFTSIALVIPLICVGLPREGNITACGVVGGYTVILAVNSYTYTSLTYITLDILKRALNNNFSKAFTNIPFQGIDFIMITVWAVLAVSGMVLQLYRERTRPVFPPSPYMMWKQERDRRKTNILDPSYHVPPLRARLKSRVEEMFRREEPAGERTPLLL, encoded by the exons ATGGCAGTGAAGGAAAAGCAACCGGGCCTTGGGAAAATTATTAATCTGTTAAACAACTTTGTCCTAATGTCTGTTGTTGTCTCTTGGGATGGAGTAACGGCACAGAACGTCCCAG GCCTGGTTAAGTTTTCACTGGGTCGGTTTCAGAAAGTGTCCGTGACACAGAACTTTCCTGTGGAGGCTGTGTTAACCAGAATCCCAGGAGACATCACCCACGTCATCTTCCAGTTTCACAGTCAGTACTGCAATGCAACCGTCTCCTATGATCAG GCTCCTACTCCAAACACATCCCTGACTGCCCACGATGCAGGACTGGTTTCCGCTCTCCGTCTTCAGCAGAACTCATTGCAGTGGTACATGGAGTCTCCTGAAAGCAAACCTGTTTCTGGCATGGCAGTCATTCTGCCCTACAAAGCAAAAG ATCCAGTTCCCGGAGGCTGTAACCTGGAGTATAACCTTGACATAGAGCCCAATATTTATCTGCACTATAATCTGTTTGAGACAATCATTTGGTTTGCACCAGCAAATATAGGACATGCAAG GGGACAGACTGCCCCGTCCTGCAACGTCAGCAGTGGGCAGACCTCCAGAATGCGCCTTGAGTATGATATCTATCAATACTTCCTTCCTGAGAGCGACCTCTCTGAACAGGTCTTCATAGGACACATTCAGAAAATGGCAAACATACGCGAGGTGGCAGCCAATGGGAAAAAA CTGATCACCTTGAGTTCAAATGACCAGCCCATGGTGTCCTTCAGTTCTCTTCCTGGTCAGGGTGTGATCTACTCCATCATAGTGAGGGATCCTGTTTTTAATACCTCTGCCTCCTATGTGCCTGTTCACACCTATGCCTGCAGCTTTACCTCCACGCTGGATAACTGCTACACTCTAG gaAAGATTTCTACAAAGGTCTTCTTTACCATAGCTAGTATGGCTGGCCTTTTCGTTTGCTTCTTTGGGCACAGGTTCTTCAAATCTG AACTCTTTTGTATGGGTTTTATCTTCACTGCATTCCTATTCTTCGTGCTTATCACAAGAACAACACCCCTAAGCTATGACA tgaGGCTGTCCCTGACAGCATTGATGGGGGTGGTGGGTGGAGTGCTGCTGgtgctctgctggtggagattcggctctcctctcctctccatttTGATAGTCGGCCTTATACTGGGATTCCTCTTTTCATCCATCCTCTTCTTCACCCCAATAG GAGATTTTGAAATCTTCCGCAGTGATGTGGTTTTCTGGGTGACCTTCACTAGCATTGCTCTAGTCATCCCTTTAATATGTGTCGGGCTCCCTAGAGAG GGAAACATAACAGCGTGCGGAGTTGTTGGAGGATATACAGTGATTTTAGCTGTGAATAGTTACACTTACACCAGCCTCACCTACATAACATTAGACATCCTGAAGCGAGCCCTGAACAACAACTTCAGCAAAGCCTTCACAAACATCCCTTTTCAAGGAATTG ATTTCATTATGATTACTGTGTGGGCTGTCCTGGCTGTCAGCGGAATGGTCCTTCAGCTCTACAGAGAGAGGACCAGGCCAgtctttcctccgagcccctacATGATGTGGAAACAAGAGAGGGACCGTCGGAAAACCAACATCCTGGACCCCAGTTACCATGTCCCGCCACTGCGAGCACGCTTGAAAAGCAGAGTGGAGGAGATGTTTCGAAGGGAAGAGCCTGCTGGAGAGAGAACACCACTGCTTTTATGA